The genome window CTAGCGGTCTGAACTAACTCGAGTATCTTGGGAACGAGGTCATCAGGGACCTCAAACTTCACATAGAAGGGTTTGTCCTGAGCCGTCATCCTTCATTCCCTGGAGGGGGCCGGGGAGTGTCATATAAAAATATGCCTCTCATTCGCTAGGGTCTTCAATGGACCCGTCAGCAGGTATTTCCTGGTCAATCTGAGCTGGTTTACTGTGAGAGACCCCGTGAGGAACGCGGCGAGCTTCATCTCGAAAATAAATTTATTTAACTCGTCCCTGACGCCGTCACTCCCCTCCTCCACCGCGCGTATGAAGAAGGGGCGGGCAGCACCAGCCATGTGGGCGCCCAAGGCCAAGCATTTGGCGGCATCCAGACCGGACCTGACCCCTCCGGAGCCTATGACTTTGACGCTAAGGGTGGAGACCTCCATTACCGCAAGAGGGGTGGGTAACCCCCAGTCAGCGAACCTCCTCGAGGCAACCCATCTAACGGATCCTTCAGGGGATCTCTCTCCCTCTATTAGAGACCAACTCGTCCCCCCCTGCCCGGCCACATCTATTATCCTAACGCCGGCCCTCTTCAGGACGAGCGCGGCCTCCTTGGATATCCCTGAACCAACCTCCTTCACTATCACTGGGACATCTAACTCCCTTGTCACATCCCTTATCGCCACCAAGGATCCCGTGAAATCAACCGATCCCTCGGGTTGTATTACCTCCTGTAGGGGATTGAGGTGGATCGCTAGAGCATCGGCATCTATCATATCGACCGCTCTCTTCGCGTTGTCCGGTCCCTCATCTCCTATGACGTGGGATATACCCAAGTTGGCTATGACGGGCACCTCTGTGGCCGTCTCCCTGACTATAGAGTAGGTCCTTACGAGGTCCTCATTTCTCAAAGCTGCTCTCTGACTGCCAACCCCTATGGCGACTCCCTCAGCTTGGGCTGCCTCAGCTAGAGCCCTATTTACGGATAAAGTTGCCTCGTGACCACCAGTCATTCCCTCTATCAGTAGGGGAGCCTTCAGCTCGTATCCCAAGAACTTCCAAGAGAGATCCACATCGTCGAAGGAGGCATCCGGTAGGGGATTGTGGAGGAGCCTCACATGCTCGAACCAGGAGCTGGTGGTACTAAGGTCGATGTCGTCCCTCTTAGCTATCATTATGTGCTCGATTTTACGCTGAGAGGTTTCCTCAGGATTATCAATCATCTCGCGAACACCACCGAAGCGTAGCCCACCACGAAGGACCTGTCACCACTCGCCTCAGCGCTGGTGGAGTACCTCACGAGCTCGCCTTTCTCAACACCCTTCAACTTCGCGAAGGTTATGGCCACTGAGGCAGGTCCAGGACCGCACATGGAAACATCTAGCTCGAACAGGGTCCTGAATAGCCCCTCCACATCCATGTCCAAGATAGCCTCCAACGCGGCCATATCCCTTCTCCTCGCCTCCTCCTCTGGGAGATAGTGGGACATGTCTGATGAGGCTATCACCACGACATCCCTCTTCAGAAATTCGGAGGCGAGGCCTATGGCCTTCCCCAGAGATGCGGCTGAGGAGGGATTCTGAACGCCCATGGCAATGGGGACTATCTTGGGCGAGTCGTATATCGCCTGTAAGAACGGTATCTGGACCTCTATGGAGTGCTCTGACATGTGAGCCAGGTCATCAAACTCCAGATCCTTGAAGTACTCTTTAATGGCTAGGGCGAGCTCCTTATCAACTTCAACTCTGCCCAAAGGTGTCTCCCAGTAATCTGCATTAGAAACGGAGAACGCGGCACCAAGTCCCGTGTGATTCGGGCCTAAAATGACGAATGTCTCGGGAATCCCGTCCCTAGCCAAGACTGAGTATCCAGCAGCTGCCGTCCTCCCCGAGTATATGTATCCGGCGTGGGGCGATATCAGAGAGGCTATCCTCCTCTCCCCGGATGGATTCGGTGAGGGAATCCCGCTCTCCCCAATGCTCAGGAACAACTCCCTTAACAGGGAAAGGAGATCATCCGGATCGGAGGGATAAAAAGAGCCAGCGACGGCTGACCTCCTGACCTCCAAATAGTTTCACCTGAGGCCCATTATCCTAGTGGCGAAGTCCTCGTAGCTCTCCTCGAGATCACCGTCGGGAGGTATGTCTCCCCTGTTCCTGAGGACCTCCCTTGTCAGGAGCCAGTAGACTAGGGCCAATGCCCTCCTTCCCTTATTGTTGGCGGGTATCGCCAAGTCTATGTTCTCTAGCGTGTTATCAGCGTCCACTAGGGCCACCACGGGTATGCCCAGCTTGACGGATTCGACGTGAATCTGCCTGTCCACCCTAGGATCGGACAGGAGCACGACATCGGGCTCCAAGTGGAGGGGCGCCTGGGGGTTGGTTAGGGTACCTGGGAGTATCCTCCCGGTTATGTAAGTGGCACCGGTATATTCGGCGAACTTTCTCACGGGCTTGAATCCATATATCCTAGCTGAAACGGCAAGCATCTTTTCTGGCTCGAACCTAGCCAAGAACTTACCCGCAACCCTGATCCTCTCGTCCAGCTTCTTTATGTCTATCATGCACAGGCCGTCTGGTCTCACCTTGTAGATGAACTTCTCCATGTCCTTCGTCCGTATCCTAGTGCC of Thermoproteota archaeon contains these proteins:
- a CDS encoding MEMO1 family protein, producing the protein MEVRRSAVAGSFYPSDPDDLLSLLRELFLSIGESGIPSPNPSGERRIASLISPHAGYIYSGRTAAAGYSVLARDGIPETFVILGPNHTGLGAAFSVSNADYWETPLGRVEVDKELALAIKEYFKDLEFDDLAHMSEHSIEVQIPFLQAIYDSPKIVPIAMGVQNPSSAASLGKAIGLASEFLKRDVVVIASSDMSHYLPEEEARRRDMAALEAILDMDVEGLFRTLFELDVSMCGPGPASVAITFAKLKGVEKGELVRYSTSAEASGDRSFVVGYASVVFAR
- the rpsB gene encoding 30S ribosomal protein S2 → MGYDDMSLSNVPPVEDKDLLIPKQKYLSAGVHVGTRIRTKDMEKFIYKVRPDGLCMIDIKKLDERIRVAGKFLARFEPEKMLAVSARIYGFKPVRKFAEYTGATYITGRILPGTLTNPQAPLHLEPDVVLLSDPRVDRQIHVESVKLGIPVVALVDADNTLENIDLAIPANNKGRRALALVYWLLTREVLRNRGDIPPDGDLEESYEDFATRIMGLR
- the fni gene encoding type 2 isopentenyl-diphosphate Delta-isomerase, producing MIDNPEETSQRKIEHIMIAKRDDIDLSTTSSWFEHVRLLHNPLPDASFDDVDLSWKFLGYELKAPLLIEGMTGGHEATLSVNRALAEAAQAEGVAIGVGSQRAALRNEDLVRTYSIVRETATEVPVIANLGISHVIGDEGPDNAKRAVDMIDADALAIHLNPLQEVIQPEGSVDFTGSLVAIRDVTRELDVPVIVKEVGSGISKEAALVLKRAGVRIIDVAGQGGTSWSLIEGERSPEGSVRWVASRRFADWGLPTPLAVMEVSTLSVKVIGSGGVRSGLDAAKCLALGAHMAGAARPFFIRAVEEGSDGVRDELNKFIFEMKLAAFLTGSLTVNQLRLTRKYLLTGPLKTLANERHIFI